ctttctttctgCTCAATTGACACCGTCAGCTGTCGCCATATCATGTCAGCCTTGTTCTGCATGCTCCAATGTTCGCGAGCTTGTTAAAGATGGGAATTTCCATGTTTGTAGGGTAAGACAAGCTGAATTGGGTACGAATGACCCACTGTCATCGTCTCCAATGTCGGAGCCTATCATGATGTTTCACGCGTATTCACGCATCGTTTATATCCGCGTCTGGGAATCCCCTCTCCACTCTGATGCGGGGGGGACCAAAGTCCCATTCTCCTTCAACAGATCATCATTCGGAGAAGATCTCCATGTGAACCAGTCACCGCCTCCCATTTCTCGGTCCTGCTCAGAAGCAAATTACAGCCCCCTCACCTCTTCCCTGTCTCCATCAGCCCTGTGGCCATTGTCTTTCGTTCTCCCCTCTCTAGCCTCTCTGGATGAGCTGGCATCGCAACGTCATTTCTCTCTGTGGCTTAGCTCGTGCCGAATGTTCCGAGCTGAGACACAGCCTCCACAACGGGTTCCAAAAAAACCGAAACTCTCTCGGCCGAAGAAGCCGTCGGTGGATCCCAACCTTTTTTATCCTCGCTGCCCACGGAACGAACTAGCCACTCATGCCGCGTCACTCCCTGCAACCAGTCAAAGCCATTAATCACCGTAAAACTCTAGCATGTGCTTAGACCCAGTGAGATCATACCCGTTGGTTACTCCGTAAATTGCGCCCCTTGGCTGAAGGGCCTACTCAGCTTATTTATCTGGCCTCGCACTTTGTAATCCTCCACTTTGCATTCCCATCTTCTTTTGTCACTTTATATTTCGTCTTTATTTCTTCGACAGCTGTTTTTTTGTTTTAGATAGTCAGGATGCTCGGCTTCGTGGCCTTGACGCTCTGGCTCAGCACAGCCATTGCTGCTCCGGAAGACACGGCTTTGATCCCCAGGGTCAATTCAGTCGGGATCCGAGCCCTACCAAATTCTCCGAGTGGCGGATATGCTCCGAAAGTAGTTGATTGCCCTTCAACACGTCCAAAAGCTCGTCTTGCCGATGGACTGTCTAGCGAGGAAGAATCCTGGGTTCGTCGTCGCAGAAACAACACAATCGATGACCTAAAGACATTCTTGTCGCGAGCCAACATTTCCGGCTTCGATGCCGAGAGCTTCGTTGAGAAGCATAAAAACAATGCGACTGGTCTAcccaacatcgccatcgccgcgTCCGGCGGTGGTTATCGCGCTTTGATGAACGGTGCAGGCTTTCTCTCAGCTGCTGATTCACGCAACAACAAGACCGGCCCCATCAGCGGCCTTCTCCAGTCGGCAACGTATCTGGCTGGTCTTTCTGGCGGTGGCTGGCTCGTGGGATCTATTTTCGCCAACAACTTCTCAACAGTGCCAGACTTGCAGTCTGGTGACAAAGTCTGGCGATTTGATCGCTCCATCTTCAAGGGCCCCAAGAGCTCTGGGATCAGTCTTCTCAACACTGCCGAGTACtgggatgagatgaaagATGCCGTtgacgacaaggacaagggcTGGAATACTACTCTCACTGATTGGTGGGGCCGCGCATTGTCGTATCAGCTCGTCAATGCGCCTGAGGGTGGACCTTCATACACTTTCTCTTCCATTGCCGATACCTCCAACTTCAAGGACGCAGACACGCCCTTCCCCATCCTCGTTGCTGATGGTCGTGCTCCGGGCGAGCGCGTCATCTCCCTGAACGCCACTGTATATGAGTTCAACCCATACGAGTTTGGCACATGGGATCCTACAACCTTTGGCTTCGTACCCACTGAGTATCTCGCTTCCAACTTCACCAACGGCAGCATCAGCTCCAAGGGTGAATGCGTTCGCGGCTTTGATCAGATCGGTTTTGTTATGGGAACATCCTCTTCACTATTCAACCAgttccttctcaacaacatcaccaaggtcGGCAAAGAGAATGATATTCCCGACATTGTTGTCAAAGCCATTGAAGGCGTCTTGGTTGGCTTGGAccaggatgatgaggatatcgCCCAGTATGCACCCAACCCCTTCTTCGGATGGAACCCTACCGACAAGAGCGTCAATTCCAAGGATCGCCAGTTGACTCTTGTCGATGGCGGAGAGGATCTGCAGAACATTCCTCTTCACCCATTGATCCAGCCCGTTCGTGGCGTTGACATCATTTTTGCCATTGATTCGTCTGCTGATACGGACAACAACTGGCCCAATGGTACTGCTCTTCGTGCTACATATGACCGTGTTGGTTCCAGCATTGGCAACGGCACACTATTTCCCTCAGTCCCATCAGCTGAGACCTTTATCAACGAGAAGTTGAACCAGCGCCCTACGCTCTTTGGCTGTGACGCAAACAACTTCACTCTTTCAGACGGCGAAGTTCCCCCTCCGCTGATCTTCTACATCCCCAACGCTCCCTACACCTATCACAGCAACGTTTCTACTTTCGATATGTCGTATACCACTACCGAGCGCGACAACATTATTCTGAATGCTCTCAATGGAGCTACTCAGGGTAACGCTACTATTGACAAGGAGTGGCCTACTTGCGTGGCGTGTGCTGTCATGAGCAGAAGCTGGTGGAAGGCGAATGAGACTGTTCCTGACGCTTGCAAGACCTGCTTCGACCGCTATTGCTGGGATGGAAAGTCCAATAACACTGCTGTCAAGAGCTACGAGCCTGAGTACATCATTGGAGGAAATGCGACCGCGGAAGCGGCAGACAACGCAGCTGGAGCCAGGCTTGGTCCAAGCTGGTTTGTATCGGCTGGTGTCGGGGCTGCTGCTTTGTTTGCTCTCATGTGATAGCGGGAGTTCATTTGTAATATTTGATAGATTTCAATTGTCATACTTGTTCAATTTTGCCAGTCGTCATGTAATAATTATGTAACAGCTGTGCTAGCCTATGGTGACCTGGGCCTTTGCACTCCTTTCCCTTCGATAAGTCAGGCAAGTCGGGCCTCTTCTCTTGCGCTGTCTGAAAGACACTGTCGAACACTCGACTTGAAATTGCAGGATTGAGGTAACTTGGAAAGGTGGTAAGGGTATGTGATGATCTGGTGAACAAGTCTAATATCATTTCGACTCTATCTGTTGCCGTTTGTAGTGTCCTCACATCTCAAGCGAACCAAGAAGTTCAGTCAGCTGTGGCACGTCAGCCGGAATCTCCTCCCACGTGAGTAGCTGCTTCGTCTTTGCGTTGATCATATTCGTGTAAATATCCGCCATTTTCCTGCTATCCCAAACGCCCTCCCGTCTCCCAAGACACCGCAGAAGCCTCACCGCCTCCCATTGCACACTTGTGTCCTGGCATGATATTATAACGTAGGATATTGGAGGGACGAGATTGGCCTGAAATGTGAAGATCTGACCCTTATCGCTTTGCGtcatcttgatgatctcttcTGCTTTCTTCAATATCTCGATGCAATCGGCTGTTTCCAGGTCGTCGTCGATGtggttgagcttgaaagTGGCCTGCCATGTAGTCTCTTCGCACTCAAGTACTTTGAATCGAAACAGCTCTGACTCTGAGGCCTTGGACGGATCGAATGTCTTCTTGAAAGCTTGATATCGTGCGCTCCAATGATGGTAGAAGGCTTCCGAGACTAGACCTTTATCTCGTCTCTCACATGAAACCCCACCGTCACCGCACAGAACCCCATCGTCCGAACAGTTTGGGCAATCGGCGTACATCTCTACATCGCAAAGTGTCTCGACTCGTGTCagagctgcagctgcagcttgtGCAGAAGTGAAGGGCTCGCCGGGTTCTTCTAGGTCAATCGGGTCCTGTTTATCAGCCCATTCTGTAATCTCCGAGACAAGCTTCGAGGAACGATTGTCTCCCACGTAGAAGAATAGATCAGATGCCAGACCGCATAATGAAGGGCCAATGTTTTCCATTAACTTGGCCAGGTCCCATCGATCACAGGAGTTCAACAGGGAGAAGGCGGCTTCCAAATGCCGCGTAACGTTCTTGTAACGCCCGTAGAGACTCTCGGTGCAGATAAATATTAAGCAACAAGTTAGAATAACCTGAAAGTCTTTGTCGGGTGAGTTCATGTACTCTTGCATCACCCGAATTGCATTGTTGTATTGCTGGATAGATGCAATCTCGTAAGATTGGGCAATGGACTGCGTTAATGGGTCAGTCTGGGTCTGAAGCTTGAAAGCCTTGTGTGCCCCTCCCAACGCTCCAATCGCAGCCTTGACCGGTTTTGAAGTCTGGCTGAGTGGCAACGCATACGCGTGCCAGAAGCTCATCGCGTTGAGTGAGCTCGCAAGTTCTGATACTGTGTATGTTCGGAAGTGGTGGCAGAGGTCCAGCTCAATCGTCGAACTGAATGTCTCTGGTGATAGAGCTGCTGGGACAAGAAGCTTCGAGGCTGTCGCGAGGCGACGGGATATGAGATCATACTGTTTTCTATGGAGGGCGAGAGATTTTGTCTTTGGTTTGCTTTCTGGGGGGTTGAGGTAGCCGTCGCACGTCCGTTTGTCCTTTTCACATCTGAAACACGTGGGTTTTCGTTCATCGCATTTGAGGTGCCGAATTCTGGACTACGATCAGCAAAGCTTCAGTTGAGAGTAGTGATATGCTACGAACTTGCTACTTTGGTTAGTGCCGAATTTTACGTGTCTGGTTGTTTTACTTACCATGTTCTACAGCCAGATCTCACCTTGGGCgccctcgccctcttccATTTCACCTTGGCACCAAAGTCTGACATTCTGGCGTGAGATCAGCTACCAAGGACGATCCCGACGTGGCGATAAGCGGGCGTGCAAGGCCTAGTATATGATAACGCAAGCACTGGCCCTTCATTCCAGGGATGTCTCCTTTACATGGCGTGAGTCATGAGGGATGTTGAGTTGAGCAGGGAGAAGTGACAGTTTCTTTCGAAGGGCCGGGGCTCTCCTTGATCGAAGCGATCTACGACGGAAAAGGTAAGGAGGCTGGCCCTTAGAGGTGGGGTCGTGAGCACAGCCCGCCCTGATCTTTGGTGAACACTGCCTGAAGCGACCCAATTTCACACCACCTTCTAAATCCGTTGGCCTTGGTGACGAGTTTATAGGGCTCAGATGGGGCTCTTCAGAGGTTATTTTATCCTTATATCTGCCTTGCAAAGCAAGGTTATTTCAACTGGGCGGCCGCTTCCGGCACTGGAAATTGCCCACTGTGACTCGGAGTATCTTTCCGCCGCTTCATGTCACATTCGTATAACCagtttctataaatagatataccCTACACGATCCGCGGCAAGTCCAATTTCGGACCAATTTGTTATCTTTTTCGTCTATCTAAACTTCAATAAAGTCTTGGCTTACAGTACATTCCTCGAGCAATCTCATGCTCGTGGTGACGCAAGAGAGCACCAAGCTTACTCTGGCTCTAAACAAACTTACTCAATTCCCATCGCCCAAGGATTGCGTCAGCTGACGGCTTATGACTTGGCTGACTGTAAGCAAGTAATCCATATAAATACGTGCACTGCGGAGTAAAACCCGAGTACTTGTGATCAAACCTTACAGAAATTTAAAACCTGCATGAGACATCGAGGTATATCACAGCAAGAACTCAGAGACGCTATTGGAAACACAACCAGACAGTTCTTGGCTGCCTacaaagaagctggagaacaAAACAATCCAGCAATCATCAACCGTGATGTCACCGACTCCTGCAAAAGATACTTCAAGCCAGCTGGTGTTCTTCAGCTATTCGGATCGCCTCCGGAAGATGGCTTGAGTAACGCCGACTACGAAGCCGCCATGGCTCTCGACCTCGAAAAATACGTAGTCACTTACAGCGACGTCTCTGACTTGACTATCGACACCAAGGCACGCAAATCAGCCGCAACGACTGTGACAGGCATGAAATACAAGAATGGCGAAGAGGACGTCATAGAGCATTCGTGGGTTTTGGACTTCAATGAGGATGGCTCAAAGGTCACAAAGGTTATCGAGTTTTGTGATATGGATGGGCTAAGACGGATGTTCGTCAAAGTGTACAGTGGCAAGGAAGACACCAAATAGCCTAGAGGCTAGGGTGCACGTACTGGGGTGAGATTTCAGGTCAATGATAGCTAATATCCATACTCAGTAGATAGAGTTTATAACAGAAATTGCATAAAAAACTAATATGGAAATCAATTATCTAGAATAATAGTCTTTTCTTACCATACGCCACTTTAGCCAAAGATGACACAAGCCTTTATATGTATAATACTCTCTAAAGTCAGCAGCCTAACTAGTGTATGTTTATTGAACTGAGAATCCCTGAATCCGTTTTCTACCTAAGCTTGATCTCTTTTGATGATACCTCTATCGGCAAGAAGGACATCAGAATCAAGTTGGAGGTAGTCTTTTAACATTTCCAAGTAAGCTGGTCTCGCGGTCGGCGTTGGCTTTACCTGCCAGAAATTGTGCAGAAAGCAGATCGGCGATTTGTTCTTGGGGCTTTGGGTATCGGTTGACTTGTTTCCGACCTCGGGGCCGTACCATCGTGTCTGAATAGGGCTCTGTACAATGCGACTCCACTGTATAAATTCGCAAGTTCTGTTCCAGTAAAATATTCTTAGCAAGGTGTCCTTGATTCTCTGAAAAAATGGCTGAAATGGGAATGTCGTGATTGCAGCCACTCCACCCCATTCATCCATAATGACTAGTCGTCTTGTTGTGTTTCAacgaggttcttgagggaTTGTGCTTCCCTGACGTGGACTCTAGTATAAACAGAAAAAGGCTCTATGCTGCATGCTGAAGGATCGAGGTAAAAGGAAATGATTTGACAAGCAGGTGACGGCGCTGCTTCACAGTCGTCTGCTCAGCCGCACGCCGGGTTCAGCCTGTAAGTAGCCaataataagaaaaatgTTGCATTCAAATGCACTTCTGCCCGGTTGTCAAGATTTAGTCCTCAAAGAGCCCACCATGCATAAGCCACAACAGCATTGATTGGTGACGTTATCCTTGTCGAATGCTCAAGTGCAGGCAATAAGGTGGGATTGCATTTGCACTTTCAAGTCACAAGCGGGATTTCCAGTCAGCCAAGGCATTTCCCAGTCCTGCAAATATATCCCCCGCGGATGTTCTTCACCAGGCCACAGGTTAGCCTTTGAACTTTATCCAGCAGAAGGGCCAGCTCCACTAGTAAAACAACCACCAGCCGGTACAGTCATGGATCCCCTATCCTCTGTTGGCCTGGCCAGTAATATCCTCCAGTTTGTCGAGTTCTCAGTCAAGCTGGTCAGTAAAGGCGTCGAAATTTACTCGTCCACTGACGGCGCGCCCGTCCAACATGCCGACCTCCGAGCATCTTTAGACAACCTGCGGGAGCTGGCGGCGCCATTTCGCCAACGGAAGAATTTGAGACTGTCGAGGGACCCTGATGAGATACGTATTGTGCAGACGGCTATTGCGTGCAATGAGATTGCCCATGACCTGGAAGATGCGCTCGATGGTTTGGTTGCGACTCCGCACAGCATGACATCCAGCGTTTTAAAGGCGCTGCAAAGCGT
This DNA window, taken from Fusarium fujikuroi IMI 58289 draft genome, chromosome FFUJ_chr11, encodes the following:
- a CDS encoding probable lysophospholipase (lpl) produces the protein MLGFVALTLWLSTAIAAPEDTALIPRVNSVGIRALPNSPSGGYAPKVVDCPSTRPKARLADGLSSEEESWVRRRRNNTIDDLKTFLSRANISGFDAESFVEKHKNNATGLPNIAIAASGGGYRALMNGAGFLSAADSRNNKTGPISGLLQSATYLAGLSGGGWLVGSIFANNFSTVPDLQSGDKVWRFDRSIFKGPKSSGISLLNTAEYWDEMKDAVDDKDKGWNTTLTDWWGRALSYQLVNAPEGGPSYTFSSIADTSNFKDADTPFPILVADGRAPGERVISLNATVYEFNPYEFGTWDPTTFGFVPTEYLASNFTNGSISSKGECVRGFDQIGFVMGTSSSLFNQFLLNNITKVGKENDIPDIVVKAIEGVLVGLDQDDEDIAQYAPNPFFGWNPTDKSVNSKDRQLTLVDGGEDLQNIPLHPLIQPVRGVDIIFAIDSSADTDNNWPNGTALRATYDRVGSSIGNGTLFPSVPSAETFINEKLNQRPTLFGCDANNFTLSDGEVPPPLIFYIPNAPYTYHSNVSTFDMSYTTTERDNIILNALNGATQGNATIDKEWPTCVACAVMSRSWWKANETVPDACKTCFDRYCWDGKSNNTAVKSYEPEYIIGGNATAEAADNAAGARLGPSWFVSAGVGAAALFALM